ATTAACAATTCTTTGGGACAGGTACTCTTGGCCAAACGCATGGGCAAGAAGAAAATTATTGCTGAAACGGGTGCAGGTCAGCACGGTGTAGCAACTGCGACAGCAGCAGCCCTCTTTGGTATGGAGTGTACCATTTACATGGGCGAGGAAGATGTCAAACGTCAGGCGCTCAATGTCTTTCGGATGGAGTTGCTGGGTGCTAAGGTGCATGCGGTGACTGATGGCTCGCGTGTGCTAAAAGATGCGGTCAATGCCGCTCTGCGCGCTTGGGTGGCTCAAGTTGAAGATACCCATTATGTCATGGGCTCCGTGTTGGGGCCAGCGCCCTTTCCAGAAATCGTCCGGGACTTCCAAAGCGTGATTGGACGCGAGGCCAAGCAGCAATTTTCAGATCTTTCTGGTGGACAATTGCCCGATGCCCTCTTGGCCTGTATCGGTGGTGGCTCTAATGCCATGGGGCTCTTTTACCCCTTTGTCGACGACGAGTCCGTTGCCATGTATGGCGTAGAGGCGGCTGGGCTGGGTCTGGACACAGAGCATCATGCGGCGACTTTTGCAAAAGGGAAACCGGGAGTTTTACACGGCGCGCTTATGGACGTCTTACAGGATGAAAATGGGCAAATCATGGAGGCATTCTCCATTTCTGCCGGCTTGGATTACCCGGGAATTGGGCCGGAGCACAGCTATTTCAATGCTATCGAACGGGCGACCTACGTGTCTGTCACTGATGAAGAGGCCTTGGAAGGATTCCAACTCTTGTCGCGCTTGGAAGGGATTATTCCAGCTTTAGAATCTAGCCATGCCATCGCCTATCTGCCACGCTTAGCCAAGGAATTGGGACCAGACAAATCCATCATCGTCTGCCTATCAGGTCGCGGTGACAAGGATGTTGCTCAAGTCAAGGAACGCTTAGCTGCCCAAAGAAAGGACCAAGAACAATGACAAAAATACTAGAAAAACACTTGCGGAATATTAAGGAAAATGGCAAGGGCATTTTCCTTCCCTACATCATGGCCGGTGACCATGAAAAGGGTTTAGATGGACTATTTGAAACCATTGATTTTCTGGAGCAGGCAGGCGT
The sequence above is a segment of the Streptococcus suis genome. Coding sequences within it:
- the trpB gene encoding tryptophan synthase subunit beta is translated as MTYQQPNKDGFFGQYGGRFVPETLMTAVLELEETYRSAKEDPAFQAEFDHLLRQYVGRENPLYFAKRLTDYCGGAKIYLKREDLNHTGAHKINNSLGQVLLAKRMGKKKIIAETGAGQHGVATATAAALFGMECTIYMGEEDVKRQALNVFRMELLGAKVHAVTDGSRVLKDAVNAALRAWVAQVEDTHYVMGSVLGPAPFPEIVRDFQSVIGREAKQQFSDLSGGQLPDALLACIGGGSNAMGLFYPFVDDESVAMYGVEAAGLGLDTEHHAATFAKGKPGVLHGALMDVLQDENGQIMEAFSISAGLDYPGIGPEHSYFNAIERATYVSVTDEEALEGFQLLSRLEGIIPALESSHAIAYLPRLAKELGPDKSIIVCLSGRGDKDVAQVKERLAAQRKDQEQ